A part of Miscanthus floridulus cultivar M001 chromosome 6, ASM1932011v1, whole genome shotgun sequence genomic DNA contains:
- the LOC136458596 gene encoding uncharacterized protein: MMAVASLQLRPIPRLLPARNGGAGTSPRMADLSCRYNQSTNVQGRTRLRSHIARRDALSFMSSAVLTAFVLMVASPAEARTSRSENKKKALEKLREKALGAKEKNGATGKEMPPPANLLIPRPAVQASL, from the exons ATGATGGCCGTGGCGTCTCTGCAGTTGCGCCCAATCCCTCGTCTCCTTCCGGCGAGAAATGGCGGCGCCGGCACAAGTCCGCGGATGGCCGACTTGAGCTGCAGATACAACCAG TCCACCAATGTTCAAGGACGAACAAGGCTCAGAAGCCACATAGCACGCAGAGATGCCCTGTCATTCATGTCATCCGCCGTGTTGACCGCATTCGTGCTCATGGTGGCCAGTCCAGCAGAAGCTAGAACTTCGAGATCGGAGAACAAAAAGAAAGCCTTGGAGAAGCTCAGGGAGAAGGCGTTAGGCGCAAAGGAGAAGAATGGAGCCACCGGTAAGGAGATGCCGCCTCCGGCGAACTTGCTAATCCCTCGTCCGGCCGTCCAGGCTTCCTTGTGA